In the genome of Myxococcus stipitatus, one region contains:
- a CDS encoding SDR family oxidoreductase, with protein MKLSRRDVIQGAAVTVGSLWAMGCATTGAAGEPGAQGQEAAGAKASKPLSILVLGGTKFLGPALVEYAQSRGHTVTLFNRGKTNPGLFPNVEKLQGDRDPNKAEGLKALEGRKWDAVVDTSGYVPRIVKASAELLGPNVGHYAFISTISVYKDLTTPGITESYPLAQVEDPTTEDVNKHYGALKALCEQAAEAAMPGRVLNVRPGLIVGPDDPTDRFTYWPVRLSRGGEVLAPGDGQDPVQFIDARDLAAWTILGVERRLTGAYNATGPTRPLLMRDFLESSQKVLGTDARLVWADTAFLAKHKVEHWGDMPAWAPRVGEDAGLGRISVAKALAQGLTFRPITDTVRDTLAWFKAEPPERQAKLKAGLSPEREKEVLTAWHQEHDKGNAQAG; from the coding sequence ATGAAACTGTCTCGCAGGGATGTGATTCAGGGTGCGGCCGTGACGGTGGGGTCGCTGTGGGCCATGGGCTGTGCCACCACGGGCGCGGCGGGGGAGCCGGGCGCGCAAGGGCAGGAGGCCGCGGGCGCGAAGGCGAGCAAGCCCCTGAGCATCCTCGTCCTGGGCGGCACGAAGTTCCTGGGGCCGGCGCTGGTGGAGTACGCGCAGTCGCGAGGCCACACCGTCACGCTGTTCAACCGCGGCAAGACGAACCCGGGCCTGTTCCCCAACGTGGAGAAGCTCCAGGGCGACCGGGACCCGAACAAGGCGGAAGGGCTCAAGGCGCTGGAGGGCCGCAAGTGGGACGCGGTGGTGGACACGTCGGGTTATGTGCCGCGCATCGTGAAGGCGTCGGCGGAATTGCTCGGGCCCAACGTGGGGCACTACGCCTTCATCTCCACCATCTCCGTCTACAAGGACCTGACCACGCCCGGCATCACCGAGTCCTATCCCCTGGCGCAGGTGGAGGACCCGACGACGGAGGACGTGAACAAGCACTATGGCGCGCTGAAGGCGCTGTGTGAGCAGGCCGCGGAGGCGGCGATGCCGGGCCGCGTGCTCAACGTGCGCCCGGGGCTCATCGTCGGACCGGATGACCCGACGGACCGCTTCACGTACTGGCCGGTGCGCCTGTCGCGCGGCGGCGAGGTGCTCGCGCCGGGCGACGGACAGGACCCGGTGCAGTTCATCGACGCCAGGGATTTGGCCGCGTGGACCATCCTCGGCGTGGAGCGCCGCCTGACGGGCGCGTACAACGCGACGGGGCCCACGCGCCCGCTCCTGATGCGCGACTTCCTGGAGTCGAGCCAGAAGGTGCTGGGCACCGACGCGCGCCTGGTCTGGGCGGACACGGCGTTCCTGGCGAAGCACAAGGTGGAGCACTGGGGCGACATGCCGGCGTGGGCGCCGCGCGTGGGCGAGGACGCGGGCCTGGGCCGCATCAGCGTGGCGAAGGCGCTGGCCCAGGGGCTCACGTTCCGCCCCATCACCGACACCGTGCGCGACACGCTGGCCTGGTTCAAGGCGGAGCCGCCGGAGCGGCAGGCCAAGCTGAAGGCCGGCCTGTCTCCCGAGCGGGAGAAGGAGGTGCTCACCGCGTGGCACCAGGAGCACGACAAGGGCAACGCCCAGGCGGGCTGA
- a CDS encoding pyridoxal phosphate-dependent aminotransferase, producing the protein MALDLTTLPRPSRDDATVGTMARGLVGSEILRIAAEVRELAAKGRKVCNLTVGDFNPREFPIPDGLRSHIATALQSGETNYPPSDGVLDLRQAVQRFYERSLGLKYPLEGIVIAGGARPIIYGTYRAVLDEGETVVYPVPSWNNNHYIHMMNAKGVVVTTDAAHGFMPTLEQLAPHLGSARLLCLCSPLNPTGTMIAPDTLGAICERVVAENRAREKQGRKPLILMYDQIYWVLSFGSVKHVTPVELVPEVAPYTVFVDGISKAFAATGVRVGWGVGPPTIIARMRDVLGHVGAWAPKAEQVAVARYLEDVPATEAFLGEMRQRVDARLEALHKGLTRMREAGLPVRHIAPQGAIYLSVQFDLVGKGGLKTNDDIRKLLLEKASLAVVPFQAFGLMEDTGWFRLSVGATSVSEIEEALPRVEAALREALAAK; encoded by the coding sequence ATGGCTCTCGACCTCACCACCCTCCCACGTCCCTCGCGGGACGACGCCACCGTCGGCACCATGGCGCGTGGACTCGTTGGCAGCGAGATTCTCCGCATCGCGGCGGAAGTCCGGGAGCTGGCGGCGAAAGGCCGCAAGGTCTGCAACCTCACCGTGGGCGACTTCAATCCGCGCGAGTTCCCCATCCCCGACGGCCTGCGCTCGCACATCGCCACGGCGCTCCAGTCGGGCGAGACGAACTATCCGCCCTCGGACGGCGTGCTGGACCTACGCCAGGCGGTGCAGCGTTTCTATGAGCGCTCGCTGGGGCTGAAGTACCCGCTGGAGGGAATCGTCATCGCGGGCGGCGCCCGGCCCATCATCTACGGCACGTACCGCGCCGTGCTGGATGAGGGCGAGACGGTGGTCTACCCGGTGCCCTCGTGGAACAACAACCACTACATCCACATGATGAACGCGAAGGGCGTGGTGGTGACGACGGACGCCGCGCACGGCTTCATGCCCACGCTGGAGCAGCTGGCGCCGCACCTGGGCTCCGCGCGCCTGCTGTGCCTGTGCAGCCCGCTCAACCCCACGGGCACCATGATTGCGCCCGACACGCTGGGCGCCATCTGCGAGCGCGTCGTCGCGGAGAACCGCGCGCGGGAGAAGCAGGGCCGCAAGCCGCTCATCCTGATGTACGACCAGATTTATTGGGTGCTGAGCTTCGGCTCGGTGAAGCACGTGACGCCCGTGGAGCTGGTGCCGGAAGTCGCGCCCTACACCGTGTTCGTGGACGGCATCTCCAAGGCCTTCGCCGCGACGGGCGTGCGCGTGGGCTGGGGCGTGGGCCCGCCGACCATCATCGCCCGGATGCGGGACGTGCTGGGCCACGTGGGTGCGTGGGCGCCCAAGGCCGAGCAGGTCGCCGTGGCGCGCTACCTGGAGGACGTGCCCGCCACGGAGGCCTTCCTGGGGGAGATGCGTCAGCGCGTGGACGCGCGGCTGGAGGCGCTGCACAAGGGCCTGACGCGCATGCGCGAGGCGGGGCTGCCGGTGCGCCACATCGCGCCGCAGGGCGCCATCTACCTGTCGGTCCAGTTCGACCTGGTGGGCAAGGGGGGCCTGAAGACGAATGACGACATCCGCAAGCTGCTCCTGGAGAAGGCCAGCCTGGCGGTGGTGCCCTTCCAGGCCTTCGGGCTGATGGAGGACACCGGCTGGTTCCGGCTGTCGGTGGGCGCGACGTCGGTGTCCGAAATCGAAGAGGCGCTGCCCCGCGTGGAAGCGGCGCTGCGCGAGGCGCTGGCCGCGAAGTAG
- a CDS encoding MFS transporter, producing the protein MLKRFVDVRDEEVGAVLGSFVYFFTLMCGYAILRPIRNEMGTAGSVKGLPWLFTATFIVMLLAVPAFSALVARWPRRVVLPRIYRFFIVSLVAFFVVLKLGVATESVARVFYIWLSVYNLFVVSIFWSFMADVFASEQGKRLFGFIAAGGTTGMLVGPFLVGRLAEPVGPVNLILVSAVMLEVSAQCVRWLSRWARDVQHQPPSAEGPVGGGVLAGLKLMLSSPLLLGLGLQVLLYAATSTFLYYQEVRLVAEVSKDAASRTAMFGDIDFYVQLLTLALQTLVTGRVISRLGLGAALAVAPVLTGLGFLGLAAVPVLGVLVVFKALRGASHYALERPSREILFTTVDREARYKSKSFIDTVVYRGSDTVSAWLQGGLTSLGLSMTGLSLAAVPLAGLWLAVSLYLSREQRRLSKESAGEFPPVVLDNVTSR; encoded by the coding sequence ATGCTCAAGCGATTCGTGGATGTTCGGGACGAGGAAGTCGGCGCCGTCCTTGGGTCCTTCGTCTATTTCTTCACGCTGATGTGCGGCTACGCCATCCTCCGTCCCATCCGCAACGAGATGGGCACGGCGGGCAGCGTGAAGGGCCTGCCGTGGCTCTTCACGGCGACCTTCATCGTGATGCTGCTGGCGGTGCCCGCGTTCTCCGCGCTGGTGGCGCGCTGGCCCCGGCGGGTGGTGCTGCCGCGCATCTACCGCTTCTTCATCGTCAGCCTCGTGGCCTTCTTCGTGGTGCTGAAGCTGGGCGTGGCGACGGAGAGCGTGGCGCGGGTCTTCTACATCTGGCTGAGCGTCTACAACCTGTTCGTCGTCTCCATCTTCTGGAGCTTCATGGCGGACGTGTTCGCCAGCGAGCAGGGCAAGCGCCTGTTCGGCTTCATCGCGGCGGGAGGCACCACGGGGATGCTGGTGGGGCCCTTCCTGGTGGGACGGCTGGCGGAGCCGGTGGGCCCGGTGAACCTCATCCTGGTGTCCGCGGTGATGCTGGAGGTGAGCGCGCAATGCGTGCGCTGGCTGAGCCGCTGGGCCCGCGACGTCCAGCACCAGCCTCCGTCGGCGGAAGGGCCCGTGGGCGGCGGGGTGCTGGCGGGGCTGAAGCTGATGCTGTCCTCGCCCCTGCTGCTGGGGCTGGGGCTCCAGGTGCTGCTCTACGCGGCCACGTCCACGTTCCTCTACTACCAGGAGGTGCGGCTGGTGGCGGAGGTGAGCAAGGACGCGGCGTCGCGCACGGCGATGTTCGGCGACATCGACTTCTACGTGCAGCTCCTGACGCTGGCGCTTCAGACGCTCGTCACCGGGCGGGTCATCTCGCGTCTGGGATTGGGCGCGGCGCTGGCGGTGGCGCCGGTGCTGACGGGCCTGGGCTTCCTGGGGCTCGCGGCGGTGCCGGTGCTGGGCGTGCTGGTGGTGTTCAAGGCGCTGCGAGGCGCCAGCCACTACGCGCTGGAGCGCCCCTCGCGCGAAATCCTCTTCACCACGGTGGACCGCGAGGCGCGCTACAAGTCCAAGAGCTTCATCGACACGGTGGTGTACCGGGGCAGCGACACGGTGAGCGCGTGGCTGCAGGGCGGGCTCACCTCGCTGGGGCTGAGCATGACGGGACTGTCGCTGGCGGCGGTGCCCCTGGCGGGGCTGTGGCTGGCGGTCTCGCTCTATCTGTCGCGCGAGCAGCGGCGGCTGTCCAAGGAGTCCGCGGGGGAGTTCCCGCCCGTCGTCCTGGACAACGTCACGTCGCGCTGA
- a CDS encoding 4-alpha-glucanotransferase, with the protein MSRDSLPLPEDHHRLVTQALAALDIRNLVLSIQDASFPSVPGEDLGRGSPYSRGAADFLEAAHTLGFTGIQLGPQGQTTEANASPYDGTLFSRNVLNVALPPLEDAVWGALLPRGRVAALAEARPRSASPGERYRWAFRAQHAALDEAWASFRRQRAEASPSSAVKDLAERLSVFRQRNQAWLLRDALFEVLCEEKGVPDWRPWADSLDGRLWSPRPGEEGAAAARIQALASSHAEALERYAFFQFLVHAQHEGLRERTARWGLKLYGDLQIGFSPRDAWAWQGLFLRTYLMGAPPSRTNPEGQPWNYPVLDPEQYFTEGLGHGAVLRFMDARMDKMLAEYDGLRLDHPHGLVCPWVYRSGQADALAAVQHGARLFSSPDLSDHPELARFAIVHPEQLDRSVPRYADGEVTSLTTEQVQRYSILFDTVVAAARRNGRDLGDLLGEVLSTLPYPLGRVLARYGLGRFRVTQKADLRNPSDVYRSENVAPEDWMMVGNHDTKSLWRLVGEWQWRGTLKAQADYLSTRLCPEAGPRREDFARELARDPGKLAQAKLADLFASRARNVMVFFTDLLGMTGTYNEPGTVDERNWSLRASEDWRGEYRERLRTDAAMNLPAVLALALRAGGAASVAKHRELLAGLDRLADQLRQGTT; encoded by the coding sequence ATGTCCCGAGATTCGCTGCCCCTGCCCGAAGACCACCATCGACTCGTCACCCAAGCCCTGGCCGCGCTCGACATCCGCAACCTGGTGCTGAGCATCCAGGACGCCAGCTTCCCCAGCGTGCCCGGCGAGGACCTGGGGCGAGGCTCGCCCTACTCACGAGGCGCGGCCGACTTCCTGGAGGCCGCGCACACGCTGGGGTTCACCGGCATCCAGCTGGGGCCGCAGGGACAGACGACGGAGGCGAATGCCTCGCCGTATGACGGGACACTCTTCTCGCGCAATGTCCTGAATGTGGCCCTGCCTCCGCTGGAGGACGCGGTCTGGGGCGCGTTGTTGCCTCGGGGGCGTGTCGCCGCGCTCGCGGAGGCTCGCCCGCGTTCGGCGAGTCCGGGGGAGCGCTACCGGTGGGCCTTCCGCGCGCAGCATGCGGCGCTCGACGAGGCGTGGGCGTCCTTTCGTCGTCAGCGCGCGGAGGCGAGTCCCTCCTCGGCGGTGAAGGACCTCGCGGAGCGCTTGAGCGTGTTCCGACAGCGGAACCAGGCCTGGCTGCTGCGCGACGCGCTCTTCGAGGTGTTGTGCGAGGAGAAGGGTGTGCCGGACTGGAGGCCCTGGGCGGACTCGCTCGATGGGCGCTTGTGGAGTCCGCGTCCTGGCGAGGAGGGCGCGGCGGCCGCGAGAATCCAGGCGCTGGCGTCGAGCCACGCGGAGGCGCTGGAGCGCTACGCGTTCTTCCAGTTCCTCGTGCATGCACAGCACGAGGGCCTGCGCGAGCGGACGGCGCGCTGGGGCCTGAAGCTCTACGGGGACTTGCAGATTGGCTTCTCCCCGCGCGACGCGTGGGCGTGGCAGGGCTTGTTCCTGCGCACGTACTTGATGGGCGCGCCGCCCAGTCGCACGAATCCCGAGGGACAGCCGTGGAACTACCCGGTGCTGGACCCGGAGCAGTACTTCACGGAGGGGCTCGGGCACGGCGCGGTGCTGCGCTTCATGGATGCGCGCATGGACAAGATGCTCGCGGAGTATGACGGGCTGCGCCTGGACCATCCCCACGGGCTCGTGTGTCCGTGGGTGTATCGCTCCGGGCAGGCCGATGCGTTGGCTGCGGTGCAGCATGGCGCGCGACTCTTCTCCTCGCCGGACCTGTCCGACCACCCGGAGCTGGCGCGCTTCGCCATCGTGCATCCCGAGCAGCTGGACCGCTCGGTGCCTCGGTACGCGGATGGGGAGGTGACGTCGCTGACGACGGAGCAGGTCCAGCGCTACAGCATCCTCTTCGACACGGTGGTGGCGGCGGCGCGGCGCAACGGGCGGGACCTGGGAGACCTGCTGGGCGAGGTGCTGAGCACGCTGCCGTATCCGCTGGGGCGTGTCCTCGCGCGCTATGGGCTGGGGCGCTTCCGCGTCACGCAGAAGGCGGACCTGCGCAACCCCTCGGACGTGTACCGCAGCGAGAACGTGGCGCCCGAGGACTGGATGATGGTGGGCAACCACGACACGAAGTCGCTGTGGCGCCTCGTGGGGGAGTGGCAGTGGCGAGGCACGCTGAAGGCACAGGCGGACTACCTGTCGACGCGGCTGTGTCCGGAGGCCGGGCCGCGACGAGAGGACTTCGCGCGCGAGCTGGCTCGGGACCCGGGGAAGCTCGCGCAGGCGAAGCTCGCGGACCTGTTCGCCAGTCGCGCGCGCAACGTCATGGTGTTCTTCACGGACCTCCTGGGGATGACCGGCACGTACAACGAGCCGGGCACCGTGGACGAGCGCAACTGGTCGCTGCGCGCGTCGGAGGACTGGAGGGGCGAGTACCGCGAGCGGCTGCGCACGGACGCGGCGATGAACCTGCCCGCGGTGCTGGCCCTGGCGCTGCGAGCCGGTGGAGCGGCCTCGGTGGCGAAGCACCGGGAGCTGCTCGCGGGACTGGACCGGCTCGCGGACCAGTTGCGCCAGGGCACAACGTAG
- a CDS encoding AMIN-like domain-containing (lipo)protein has protein sequence MKRAGRWLSSLWLAGCLGVAGCSKKEEAPPPPPTAELPPAEEAPPSVPAPEGAVPREGEAAAKPPVHVVADGSTALPSSEAKEEPAPPAAPAPGGIAPEDARNREWTTSTVELKRSSAPQATLRSVRAGAHPDFDRVVFEFEGTQLPGYRVEYPKEPVVQCGSGDVVSLAGKAQLQVSLMPARAHTNEGQPTVATREQKVALPVLVELERICDFEGEVSWALGTKSTAPFRIMELKEPARLVVDVRH, from the coding sequence ATGAAGCGTGCCGGACGCTGGCTGTCTTCGCTGTGGCTTGCCGGGTGCCTGGGAGTCGCCGGGTGCTCCAAGAAGGAAGAGGCGCCCCCGCCTCCTCCCACGGCGGAGCTGCCCCCCGCGGAGGAAGCACCTCCCTCCGTTCCAGCACCCGAAGGAGCCGTCCCTCGCGAGGGTGAGGCCGCCGCGAAGCCTCCCGTCCATGTCGTGGCGGACGGGAGCACGGCCCTTCCCTCGAGCGAGGCGAAGGAGGAGCCCGCGCCTCCGGCAGCTCCGGCGCCCGGCGGGATTGCTCCCGAGGATGCGAGGAATCGCGAGTGGACCACGAGCACGGTGGAGCTGAAGCGGAGCAGCGCGCCGCAGGCCACGCTGCGCTCCGTGCGCGCGGGGGCCCATCCGGACTTCGACCGCGTGGTGTTCGAGTTCGAGGGGACGCAGCTGCCGGGCTACCGCGTGGAGTATCCGAAGGAGCCGGTGGTGCAGTGCGGCTCGGGTGACGTGGTGTCACTCGCGGGCAAGGCCCAGCTCCAGGTGAGCCTCATGCCCGCGCGAGCGCACACCAACGAGGGCCAGCCCACGGTCGCCACGCGCGAGCAGAAGGTCGCGCTGCCCGTGCTCGTGGAGCTGGAGCGCATCTGCGACTTCGAGGGCGAGGTGTCCTGGGCCCTGGGCACCAAGAGCACCGCGCCCTTCCGCATCATGGAGCTGAAGGAGCCCGCGCGGCTCGTGGTGGACGTGCGGCACTGA
- a CDS encoding DUF1028 domain-containing protein: protein MKPFRRGLLVAASLLLASTPVLAKERPQTNPRIFGTRAVVACDPVEKSCGMAVISFPSGVSTLVPYGRADIAVASMALPSVDVAQAIIARIDSGSAPQEAIDWVQTVDPYATIRQLAAVKLHPDGSVTVGQTTGADASSHTCAVRGETFVVQANNMTTPDMCRAMAEGFRQATGSLPQRLYASLKAGARVGGDRSGERSGVVRVWNTTVDTAFYTHVLADAVVHASSDALHELGVQLNRYQGTLGVPYPADQVTLDADTARLVKRVLRKLGYYHGRMDGSWSDAAEQALYDFNWNNLFFLKPTEVVNGTRKIDGVLVNFLRDADLRALIRATDAAE from the coding sequence ATGAAGCCCTTCCGCCGTGGTCTCCTCGTCGCCGCGTCCCTGCTCCTCGCGTCCACCCCGGTCCTGGCGAAGGAGCGTCCCCAGACGAATCCCCGCATCTTCGGCACGCGCGCCGTGGTGGCATGCGACCCCGTGGAGAAGTCGTGCGGCATGGCCGTCATCTCGTTCCCCAGCGGCGTGAGCACGCTGGTGCCCTACGGCCGCGCGGACATCGCCGTGGCCAGCATGGCGCTCCCCTCGGTGGATGTCGCGCAGGCCATCATCGCCCGCATCGACTCGGGCTCGGCCCCGCAGGAGGCCATCGACTGGGTCCAGACGGTCGACCCGTACGCCACCATCCGCCAGCTCGCCGCGGTGAAGCTCCACCCGGACGGCAGCGTGACGGTGGGGCAGACGACGGGCGCGGACGCGAGCTCCCACACCTGCGCCGTCCGCGGCGAGACCTTCGTCGTGCAGGCCAACAACATGACCACGCCCGACATGTGCCGGGCCATGGCGGAGGGCTTCCGTCAGGCGACGGGCAGCCTGCCGCAGCGGCTGTATGCCTCGCTCAAGGCGGGGGCGCGGGTGGGCGGGGACCGCAGCGGTGAGCGCTCGGGGGTCGTGCGCGTGTGGAACACCACGGTCGACACGGCCTTCTACACGCACGTCCTCGCGGACGCGGTCGTCCACGCCAGCTCGGACGCGCTCCACGAGCTGGGCGTCCAGCTCAACCGCTACCAGGGCACGCTGGGAGTCCCCTACCCCGCGGACCAGGTGACGCTCGACGCGGACACCGCGCGCCTCGTCAAGCGCGTGCTGCGCAAGCTCGGGTACTACCACGGCCGCATGGATGGCTCCTGGTCCGATGCCGCGGAGCAGGCCCTGTATGACTTCAACTGGAACAATCTTTTCTTCCTGAAGCCCACCGAGGTGGTGAACGGCACGCGGAAGATTGACGGCGTGCTGGTCAACTTCCTGCGGGACGCGGACCTGCGCGCACTCATCCGCGCCACGGACGCCGCGGAGTAG
- a CDS encoding efflux RND transporter permease subunit has product MFISDFAIKRPIVTITAMVTLVIFGLVALWQLETDEFPDVQAPVIAVSIVYPGAAPETVEREIVEPIEDAIFAISGVDPKETTATATDGLATFTVFFEFEKDIQEASQDIRDAISSKRADLPREMEEPVLTRFDPADAPIVSLTLTSERLDVAALSRVADPLVVGELRSVPGVAQANVVGDVEREMTVQLKPEALQAARISLAEVVTALGAQNLAAPVGRINSPLEEESIRLKGRLETPEEFQDMAVATRDGQVIRLGQLGEVFVGSEEPRTLALYDGVQAVGIDVLKSKGYSTTEVADAVRERVKALEQRLPAGVKLAIVRDAGVRVESAVENVQSALVEGALLTVLVVFLFLNSWRSTVITGLALPVSVLAAFISVWVFGFTLNTMSLLGLTLAIGILIDDAIVVRENIVRHIEMGKDHYTASREGTSEIGLAVSATTFSIVAVFVPVAFMYGVAGQWFKPFALTIACAVLVSLFVSFSLDPMLSAYWPDPQVEQGARRGFISRILSRFNTWFDRQADRYKGVIAWALDHRLAMVLVAVGSLVGALVLQGTVGGAGFVPVSDRSEVELLVETPSGSSLEYTRRKVEEVTRVARAHPEVAYTYSTIGVPLPLSAPGVDQALVYVRLKPKAERDVSQDALGSTLRTELARVGGAKVSVFTSGFGGAFKQIQLELRGSDQKTLTELAQRVQREVEQVPGAVDVGLSTRGQKPELEVDLNRGLAGQLGVTVGQVAQVLRPAFAGLDVGDWVDPTGETRDVMVRLAPEARDNPDDLARLPILVGASPQGVPQLVPLGQVADIRQSLGPAQITHLDRERVINVQANVQGRSLTEVMRDIQTRLGAVELPAGYTLTTGGESADQEEVFSRVFLALGVAVLLMYLILVIQFGSFLDPLAILLSLPLSLIGVVLALLITGDTLNIMSLIGVILLMGIVAKNAILLIDFAKWSHEKGMPLREALIEAGRIRLRPIIMTTFALVAGMIPVAIGSGEGGDFRAPLGRAVIGGTITSTLLTLLVIPTVYEILVDTRTWLGRRVRKVFRSRTPGGDERPHHGGGGTPRPAPQSPQK; this is encoded by the coding sequence GTGTTCATCTCCGACTTCGCCATCAAGCGCCCCATCGTCACCATCACCGCCATGGTGACCCTGGTCATCTTCGGCCTGGTCGCGCTGTGGCAGCTCGAGACGGACGAGTTCCCGGATGTCCAGGCCCCCGTCATCGCGGTGAGCATCGTCTACCCAGGCGCCGCGCCCGAGACAGTGGAGCGCGAAATCGTCGAGCCCATCGAGGACGCCATCTTCGCCATCAGCGGCGTGGACCCGAAGGAGACGACGGCCACCGCGACGGACGGCCTGGCCACCTTCACGGTGTTCTTCGAGTTCGAGAAGGACATCCAGGAGGCCTCGCAGGACATCCGCGACGCCATCTCCAGCAAGCGGGCCGACCTGCCTCGGGAGATGGAGGAGCCCGTGCTCACGCGGTTCGACCCGGCGGATGCGCCCATCGTCTCGCTGACGCTGACGTCGGAGCGGCTCGACGTGGCGGCGCTGTCGCGTGTGGCGGACCCGCTGGTGGTGGGAGAGCTGCGCTCGGTGCCGGGCGTGGCGCAGGCCAACGTCGTGGGCGACGTGGAGCGGGAGATGACGGTGCAGCTCAAGCCGGAGGCGCTCCAGGCCGCGCGCATCTCGCTGGCGGAGGTGGTGACGGCGCTGGGGGCTCAGAACCTGGCCGCGCCGGTGGGCCGCATCAACTCGCCGCTGGAGGAGGAGTCCATCCGCCTCAAGGGACGGCTCGAGACACCCGAGGAGTTCCAGGACATGGCGGTGGCCACGCGGGATGGACAGGTCATCCGGCTGGGGCAGCTGGGCGAGGTCTTCGTGGGCTCCGAGGAGCCTCGCACGCTGGCGCTCTACGACGGCGTGCAGGCCGTGGGCATCGACGTGCTGAAGTCGAAGGGCTACAGCACGACCGAGGTCGCGGACGCCGTGCGCGAGCGCGTGAAGGCGCTGGAGCAGCGGCTGCCCGCGGGCGTGAAGCTGGCCATCGTCCGCGACGCGGGCGTGCGCGTGGAGAGCGCGGTGGAGAACGTGCAGTCGGCGCTGGTGGAGGGCGCGCTGCTCACGGTGCTCGTGGTGTTCCTCTTCCTCAACTCGTGGCGCTCCACCGTCATCACGGGCCTGGCGCTGCCGGTGAGTGTGCTCGCGGCGTTCATCAGCGTCTGGGTCTTCGGCTTCACGCTCAACACGATGTCGCTCTTGGGCCTGACGCTCGCCATCGGCATCCTGATTGATGACGCCATCGTGGTGCGCGAGAACATCGTCCGCCACATCGAGATGGGGAAGGACCACTACACGGCGTCGCGCGAGGGCACGTCGGAAATCGGGCTCGCGGTGTCGGCGACCACGTTCTCCATCGTCGCCGTCTTCGTCCCCGTGGCCTTCATGTACGGCGTGGCGGGGCAGTGGTTCAAGCCCTTCGCGCTCACCATCGCCTGCGCGGTGCTGGTGTCGTTGTTCGTCTCCTTCTCGCTGGACCCGATGCTCAGCGCGTACTGGCCGGACCCGCAGGTGGAGCAGGGCGCAAGGCGTGGCTTCATCTCGCGCATCCTCTCGCGCTTCAACACGTGGTTCGACCGGCAGGCGGACCGGTACAAGGGCGTCATCGCCTGGGCGTTGGACCACCGGCTCGCGATGGTACTGGTGGCGGTGGGCTCGCTCGTGGGAGCGCTGGTGCTCCAGGGCACGGTGGGCGGCGCGGGCTTCGTTCCCGTGAGCGACCGCTCCGAAGTGGAGCTGCTGGTGGAGACGCCGTCGGGCTCCAGCCTGGAGTACACGCGGCGGAAGGTGGAGGAGGTGACGCGGGTGGCTCGGGCGCATCCCGAGGTGGCCTATACGTACAGCACCATCGGCGTGCCGCTGCCCTTGAGCGCGCCCGGTGTGGACCAGGCCCTGGTGTACGTGAGGCTCAAGCCCAAGGCGGAGCGGGACGTGAGCCAGGACGCGCTGGGCAGCACGCTGCGCACGGAGCTGGCGCGCGTGGGCGGCGCGAAGGTCTCCGTCTTCACCTCGGGGTTTGGCGGGGCCTTCAAACAGATCCAGCTGGAGCTGCGCGGCTCGGACCAGAAGACGCTGACGGAGCTGGCGCAGCGCGTCCAGCGCGAGGTGGAGCAGGTGCCCGGCGCGGTGGACGTGGGCCTCTCCACGCGAGGGCAGAAGCCGGAGCTGGAGGTGGACCTGAACCGGGGTCTCGCGGGGCAGCTCGGGGTGACGGTGGGGCAGGTGGCCCAGGTGCTGCGGCCGGCCTTCGCGGGGCTCGATGTCGGCGATTGGGTGGACCCCACGGGAGAGACTCGAGACGTCATGGTGCGACTGGCTCCCGAGGCGCGAGACAACCCGGACGACCTCGCGCGCCTGCCCATCCTCGTGGGCGCGAGTCCTCAGGGAGTGCCTCAGCTGGTTCCGCTGGGGCAGGTGGCGGACATCCGCCAGTCGCTTGGCCCCGCGCAAATCACGCACCTGGACCGGGAGCGGGTCATCAACGTGCAGGCGAACGTGCAGGGGCGCTCGTTGACGGAGGTGATGCGAGACATCCAGACGCGGCTGGGCGCGGTGGAGCTGCCCGCGGGCTATACGCTGACGACGGGCGGCGAGTCCGCGGACCAGGAGGAGGTCTTCTCGCGGGTGTTCCTCGCGCTGGGGGTAGCGGTGTTGCTGATGTACCTCATCCTCGTCATCCAGTTCGGCTCGTTCCTGGACCCGCTGGCCATCCTCCTCTCGCTGCCGCTGTCGCTCATCGGCGTGGTGCTGGCGCTGCTCATCACCGGGGACACGCTCAACATCATGAGCCTCATCGGCGTCATCCTGCTGATGGGCATCGTGGCGAAGAACGCCATCCTCCTCATCGACTTCGCGAAGTGGTCCCACGAGAAGGGGATGCCCTTGCGCGAGGCGCTCATCGAGGCGGGCCGCATCCGCTTGCGCCCCATCATCATGACGACCTTCGCGCTGGTGGCGGGCATGATTCCCGTGGCCATCGGCTCGGGCGAGGGCGGCGACTTCCGAGCCCCCTTGGGCCGCGCGGTGATTGGCGGAACGATTACGTCCACGCTGCTGACGCTGCTGGTGATTCCGACGGTGTACGAAATCCTGGTGGACACGAGGACGTGGCTGGGGCGCAGGGTGCGCAAGGTCTTCCGCTCGCGAACCCCGGGCGGTGACGAGCGGCCCCACCACGGAGGCGGAGGCACCCCGCGTCCGGCGCCCCAGTCCCCACAGAAGTGA